A single window of Nicotiana sylvestris chromosome 3, ASM39365v2, whole genome shotgun sequence DNA harbors:
- the LOC104245071 gene encoding transcription factor MYB14-like has protein sequence MPRVPPQQQQKSTNMGEIKKGEWSPEEDQKLKSYIMRYGIWNWSHMPKFAGLSRTGKSCRLRWMNYLRPDVKRGPFSIEERETVIKTYQELGNRWSEIAARLPGRTDNEVKNFFHTHLKKHLGVKNDAPSKTKARSNKRAVKKTKGNERTNADKRSPDVSSSDSSSIITFEENQMMDVTMNSSQTYQDWYNIVDQLNIEMETRPVILESNPDDGTYNSNGQQLHDQFECSHDISEYYSSFDSIDQFNMSSFWFGELWDAETSDFLRDVITN, from the exons ATGCCAAGAGTACCACCACAACAGCAGCAGAAAAGTACAAACATGGGGGAGATAAAGAAGGGAGAGTGGTCTCCAGAGGAAGACCAAAAACTGAAATCTTATATCATGAGATATGGCATTTGGAATTGGAGTCACATGCCCAAATTTGCAG GACTTTCAAGAACAGGAAAAAGTTGTAGACTAAGATGGATGAACTATCTCCGCCCTGATGTTAAGAGAGGACCTTTTAGCattgaagaaagagaaacagTCATCAAAACCTATCAGGAACTTGGGAATAG ATGGTCAGAAATTGCTGCAAGATTGCCAGGAAGAACTGATAATGAAGTTAAGAACTTCTTCCACACACACTTAAAGAAGCATTTGGGAGTGAAAAATGATGCCCCGTCGAAGACTAAAGCAAGAAGCAATAAAAGGGCAGTGAAGAAAACCAAAGGAAATGAGAGGACAAATGCCGACAAACGATCACCTGATGTTTCTTCATCAGACAGCAGCAGTATTATTACATTTGAAGAAAATCAAATGATGGACGTTACTATGAATTCATCTCAAACGTACCAAGATTGGTACAACATTGTCGACCAACTAAATATTGAGATGGAAACTAGGCCAGTTATATTGGAGAGCAACCCAGATGATGGTACTTATAATTCCAACGGACAACAACTTCATGATCAGTTTGAGTGCTCTCATGACATTTCCGAATACTATTCCAGCTTTGACTCAATCGACCAGTTCAATATGAGTTCATTCTGGTTTGGTGAACTTTGGGATGCCGAAACATCTGATTTTTTGAGAGATGTTATAACTAATTAG